In Actinoplanes sp. NBC_00393, a single genomic region encodes these proteins:
- a CDS encoding SDR family oxidoreductase, whose product MSEPKVALVTGANKGIGYEIARALGTTGITVLIGARNAERGTAAAAKLAAEGITAVPVGLDVTDPVSVSAAAARIEREHGRLDILVNNAGILLDRGQYPSGTPVQLLERTYATNVFAVVTVTNALLPLIRRAPAGRIVNLSSGLASFTLTSDPEHPFAQYPMMAYNSSKSALNAVTVSYANELRDTPIKVNAADPGYCATDMNQGAGPRTAEQGAIAAVRLATLPADGPTAGFFSEDGPEPW is encoded by the coding sequence ATGAGCGAGCCGAAGGTCGCCCTTGTCACGGGCGCAAACAAAGGAATCGGGTACGAGATCGCACGCGCTCTCGGAACCACCGGCATCACCGTGCTGATCGGTGCGCGCAACGCGGAACGCGGCACGGCCGCCGCCGCGAAACTGGCCGCCGAGGGCATCACCGCGGTGCCGGTCGGCCTGGACGTCACCGACCCGGTCTCGGTGTCGGCGGCCGCCGCCCGCATCGAACGCGAACACGGCCGGCTGGACATCCTGGTCAACAACGCCGGAATCCTGCTCGACCGCGGCCAATACCCCAGCGGGACGCCGGTGCAATTGCTGGAACGCACGTACGCCACGAACGTCTTCGCCGTGGTGACGGTGACCAACGCCCTGCTGCCGCTGATCCGCCGAGCCCCGGCCGGCCGCATCGTCAACCTGTCGAGCGGGCTGGCGTCGTTCACCCTGACAAGCGACCCGGAACACCCGTTCGCGCAGTACCCGATGATGGCTTACAACTCGTCCAAGAGCGCCCTGAACGCGGTCACGGTGTCCTACGCGAACGAGCTGCGGGACACGCCGATCAAGGTGAACGCGGCCGACCCCGGCTATTGCGCGACCGACATGAACCAGGGCGCCGGGCCACGCACGGCCGAGCAGGGCGCGATCGCCGCGGTCCGGCTCGCCACGCTGCCGGCCGACGGCCCGACCGCAGGCTTCTTCAGCGAGGACGGCCCGGAACCCTGGTGA
- a CDS encoding ABC transporter ATP-binding protein encodes MTDVQKQAAQLVADLPPAAAAWCSGLRKRYKKRTAVDGVSFTVGRGEVLGLLGPNGAGKTTVIKMLLGLVRPDAGEVLLLGRPARDPASRARVGYLPELFRYQPWLTAAEVLKLHVRLAGATVAEQQRRECLGLVGLADRAGDRVGGFSKGMQQRLGLAVALVAGPDFVILDEPTSALDPLGRADVRDLLLSLKERGIAVLLNSHLLGEVERVCDRVVILDKGRVAAAGTLPELLGRSELRMRLTEVSAEAAARLSAAGELRQYGEEYAVTLDDPTQVPDLVAALVGLGVRVHAVEPSRISLEERLLDILRGEK; translated from the coding sequence GTGACGGACGTACAGAAACAGGCTGCTCAGCTGGTGGCGGACCTGCCACCGGCGGCAGCGGCCTGGTGTTCCGGCCTGCGTAAGCGGTACAAGAAGCGGACCGCGGTGGATGGGGTGTCGTTCACCGTCGGGCGCGGCGAGGTGCTGGGCCTGCTCGGGCCGAACGGCGCCGGCAAGACCACGGTCATCAAGATGCTGCTCGGTCTGGTCCGCCCGGACGCCGGCGAGGTGCTGCTGCTCGGCAGGCCGGCCAGGGACCCGGCGTCACGGGCGCGGGTCGGGTACCTGCCCGAGCTGTTCCGGTACCAGCCGTGGCTGACCGCCGCCGAGGTGCTGAAACTGCACGTCCGGCTGGCCGGCGCCACGGTCGCCGAACAGCAGCGCCGCGAGTGCCTCGGCCTGGTCGGTCTGGCCGACCGGGCCGGTGACCGGGTCGGCGGCTTCTCCAAGGGCATGCAGCAGCGGCTCGGGCTGGCCGTCGCGCTGGTGGCCGGCCCGGACTTCGTGATCCTGGACGAGCCGACCAGCGCCCTGGACCCGCTGGGCCGCGCCGACGTCCGGGACCTGCTGCTCTCGCTCAAGGAGCGGGGCATCGCCGTGCTGCTCAACTCGCACCTGCTCGGCGAGGTGGAACGCGTCTGCGACCGGGTCGTCATCCTCGACAAGGGCCGGGTCGCGGCCGCCGGCACCCTGCCGGAACTGCTCGGCCGCAGCGAGCTGCGGATGCGGCTCACCGAGGTGAGCGCGGAGGCGGCGGCCCGGCTGTCCGCCGCCGGGGAACTGCGGCAATACGGCGAGGAGTACGCGGTGACGCTCGACGATCCCACCCAGGTCCCGGACCTGGTCGCCGCCCTGGTCGGCCTGGGCGTGCGGGTGCACGCGGTCGAACCGAGCCGGATCAGCCTGGAGGAACGCCTGCTCGACATCCTCCGAGGTGAGAAGTGA
- a CDS encoding ABC transporter permease, protein MKTVLTVAALTLQEAARRRVLRSLAVLTVVLLTLSAWGFSRIDAEFGGLTSGESKLAAAMVLNLVMFGLSLIAALGTAFLAGPTLAGEIESGIALAVLGRPVRRSTVLLGKWLGLVAFGSGFVAVAGLAQLIIVQVTVGYWPPDPVVGLALLAAQTITLLTLGLLLSTAISPMASGIVAVGLFGATWIAGVVGNFGVALGNASVERVGTVSQVLLPTDGLWRGAMRAFQDPTLFAQFSQAFKGHPFLSVSQLSAPYMIWAVVWVLIVLGLAGLAFQRRDM, encoded by the coding sequence GTGAAGACCGTCCTGACCGTGGCCGCCCTGACCCTGCAGGAGGCCGCCCGGCGCCGGGTGCTGCGTTCGCTCGCGGTGCTCACCGTCGTCCTGCTGACCCTGAGCGCCTGGGGCTTCTCCCGGATCGACGCCGAGTTCGGCGGCCTGACCAGCGGCGAGTCGAAGCTGGCCGCGGCCATGGTGCTGAACCTGGTGATGTTCGGGCTGAGCCTGATCGCGGCGCTCGGCACCGCGTTCCTGGCCGGGCCCACCCTGGCCGGCGAGATCGAGTCCGGGATAGCGCTGGCCGTGCTGGGCCGCCCGGTACGCCGCTCCACCGTCCTGCTCGGCAAATGGCTGGGCCTGGTGGCGTTCGGCAGCGGCTTCGTCGCCGTCGCCGGCCTCGCCCAGCTGATCATCGTGCAGGTCACGGTCGGTTACTGGCCGCCGGACCCGGTCGTCGGCCTGGCACTGCTCGCCGCCCAGACGATCACGCTGCTCACCCTGGGTCTGCTGTTGTCCACCGCGATCTCCCCGATGGCGTCCGGCATCGTGGCGGTCGGCCTGTTCGGCGCCACGTGGATCGCCGGCGTGGTCGGCAACTTCGGGGTGGCGCTCGGCAACGCCAGTGTGGAACGGGTCGGCACGGTGTCGCAGGTGCTGCTGCCCACCGACGGGCTGTGGCGCGGGGCGATGCGGGCCTTCCAGGATCCGACGCTCTTCGCGCAGTTCTCCCAGGCGTTCAAGGGGCATCCGTTCCTGAGCGTTTCGCAGCTGTCCGCGCCGTACATGATCTGGGCGGTTGTCTGGGTTCTGATCGTTCTCGGTCTGGCCGGTCTGGCCTTCCAGCGTCGCGACATGTGA
- a CDS encoding serine hydrolase domain-containing protein has translation MRLLATALTVTMILGGAAPVAAATPPDRPLQTAADDLHRLGITGVQALARVNGVTTRARAGVGDVERGTPVPVDGYFRMGSNTKTYVAVVALQLVGERKLSLDDTVDRWLPGVVEGNGNDGKQITVRQLLQHTSGIYNYTNDIAALTSEEGFLAHRFDHYNPSDIVALAMKHEPNFAPGTHWDYSNTNYTLAGMIIEKVTGRSWATEVRERIVRPLGLHHTSDPGDRPWLPRPHAKGYQQWEPGGPLTDTTAWNATAGGAAGSLITTPADLARFWQALQQGRLLKPRQMAQLQETVLAETFQTICPAPATASASCSSRTDAAVTGPTAATSWA, from the coding sequence ATGAGACTTCTCGCCACAGCATTGACCGTGACGATGATCCTCGGCGGGGCGGCGCCGGTCGCCGCCGCCACTCCCCCGGACCGTCCGCTCCAGACGGCGGCCGACGATCTGCACCGGCTCGGCATCACCGGCGTGCAGGCGCTGGCCCGGGTCAACGGTGTCACCACGCGGGCCCGGGCCGGCGTGGGCGATGTCGAGCGCGGCACGCCGGTTCCGGTCGACGGTTACTTCCGGATGGGGAGCAACACCAAGACGTACGTCGCGGTGGTCGCCCTGCAACTCGTCGGGGAACGCAAGCTGTCGCTGGACGACACGGTGGACCGCTGGCTGCCGGGGGTGGTCGAAGGCAACGGCAACGACGGAAAACAGATCACCGTACGCCAGCTGCTCCAGCACACCAGCGGCATCTACAACTACACGAATGACATCGCGGCGCTGACCTCGGAGGAAGGCTTCCTGGCGCACCGGTTCGACCACTACAACCCGTCCGACATCGTCGCGCTGGCGATGAAACACGAGCCGAACTTCGCGCCCGGCACGCACTGGGACTACTCCAACACCAACTACACCCTGGCCGGGATGATCATCGAGAAGGTCACCGGACGGTCGTGGGCCACCGAGGTACGCGAGCGGATCGTGCGTCCGCTCGGGCTGCACCACACGTCGGATCCCGGCGACCGGCCGTGGCTGCCCAGGCCGCACGCGAAGGGCTACCAGCAGTGGGAGCCGGGCGGCCCGCTGACCGACACGACGGCGTGGAACGCCACCGCCGGCGGCGCTGCGGGCAGCCTGATCACCACGCCGGCCGACCTGGCCCGCTTCTGGCAGGCGCTTCAGCAGGGCCGGCTGCTCAAGCCCCGGCAGATGGCCCAGCTGCAGGAGACCGTGCTGGCCGAGACGTTCCAGACTATCTGCCCGGCGCCCGCTACGGCCTCGGCATCATGTTCATCCCGAACCGATGCGGCGGTTACTGGTCCCACGGCGGCGACGTCCTGGGCATGA
- a CDS encoding HD domain-containing protein → MQIPTDDEIRALHERFAPSRAAFELVWTHCRIVCELAEELFVEGDLVLVRAGSLLHDIGVYRLQPADNYVRHGILGHELLRDVGLPEALCRFCSHHTGVGITRADVLDQGLPLPAEDFLAETAEEELVMYADKFHSKTSPPRFLTADTYAAKVGRFGAGKVEHFAELRKQYGEPDLAGAAQRYGHTVI, encoded by the coding sequence ATGCAGATACCGACCGACGACGAGATCCGCGCCCTGCACGAACGGTTCGCGCCGAGCCGGGCCGCGTTCGAGCTGGTCTGGACGCACTGCCGGATCGTCTGCGAGCTCGCCGAGGAGTTGTTCGTCGAAGGCGATCTCGTGCTGGTGCGGGCCGGCAGCCTGCTGCACGACATCGGCGTCTACCGGCTCCAGCCGGCCGACAACTACGTCCGGCACGGCATCCTGGGCCACGAGCTGCTACGCGACGTCGGCCTGCCGGAGGCGCTGTGCCGCTTCTGCTCGCACCACACCGGCGTCGGCATCACCCGCGCCGACGTCCTCGACCAGGGCCTGCCGTTGCCGGCTGAGGACTTCCTCGCCGAGACCGCCGAGGAGGAGCTGGTGATGTACGCCGATAAATTTCACTCCAAGACCAGCCCGCCCCGGTTCCTGACCGCCGACACCTACGCCGCCAAGGTCGGCAGATTCGGCGCCGGCAAGGTGGAGCACTTCGCCGAGCTGCGCAAACAGTACGGCGAGCCGGACCTGGCCGGGGCCGCGCAACGGTACGGCCACACCGTCATTTGA
- a CDS encoding sigma-70 family RNA polymerase sigma factor → MNQDVELAAHAGAVWLPGGRRRAAGRVRREDGVVTAGPGAVRADLEQVFRAAYPRVVAVAARVLGSRDEAEDVAQEVFLTFGRSTVPAGESVGWLSVAAAHTALNHLRSGRRRAHREEAARDQTATSPDVAETVVAREEHRRVREALSRLPRKQAIALVLRHSGLSYAEVATALDLSPGSVGTTVRRAESALRKELNRHASSH, encoded by the coding sequence GTGAACCAAGATGTGGAGCTCGCAGCGCACGCCGGGGCGGTGTGGCTGCCCGGCGGCCGCCGCCGTGCGGCCGGGCGCGTCCGACGGGAGGACGGCGTGGTGACAGCTGGGCCCGGTGCCGTCCGCGCCGACCTTGAGCAGGTCTTCCGGGCCGCGTATCCGCGGGTGGTCGCGGTCGCGGCCCGGGTGCTGGGGTCCCGCGACGAAGCGGAGGACGTCGCGCAGGAGGTGTTCCTGACGTTCGGGCGGTCGACCGTGCCGGCCGGGGAGTCGGTGGGCTGGCTGTCGGTGGCGGCCGCGCACACCGCCCTCAACCATCTGCGCTCGGGACGCCGCCGGGCGCACCGTGAGGAAGCAGCGCGGGACCAGACGGCGACGAGCCCGGATGTCGCCGAGACGGTGGTCGCCCGTGAGGAGCACCGCCGGGTCCGGGAGGCGCTGTCCCGGCTGCCCCGTAAACAGGCGATTGCGCTGGTTCTGCGGCACAGCGGCCTCAGTTACGCCGAGGTCGCGACCGCTCTTGATCTTTCGCCCGGCAGTGTCGGCACGACTGTGCGGCGCGCCGAGTCCGCCCTACGCAAGGAGTTGAACCGTCATGCGTCATCCCACTGA
- a CDS encoding ROK family transcriptional regulator: MGRHRSSLGTLLHHVHVSGPLSRAVLAERMGVNRSTVLALTAELVAAGLVREEHPAETTGAGRPSLLVRPESERVCVLAFDVAVDRLVAARVGLGGPILDRRETVRPRAGVDLDTVVGNLAALGRELIDAMPPGTVCVGVGASYCGMVRPGDGMVRYGPELGWVDQAFGAELGHALGLGLRVAVGNEAHLGARAEYERGAGIGSPDLIYLHGDVGVGGGILVGGQPLGGEGGYAAEVGHMLVNPHDGRPCLCGSAGCLEAETGEYALLAAAGRTGGAIGRDAVRAVVQDAAAGDPAAAAAVAEIGDWLGIGVANLINLFNPGVVIFGGMLRDVYSGAAPQVAARIAQHAMPVSRERAKLRLSGLADDATLIGAADLGFAALLTDPVPAGQPG, encoded by the coding sequence ATGGGACGACACCGATCGAGCTTGGGTACGCTGCTCCACCACGTACACGTGAGCGGTCCCCTGTCGCGTGCCGTGCTGGCCGAGCGGATGGGCGTCAACCGCAGCACTGTCCTGGCGCTGACCGCCGAGCTGGTCGCCGCCGGCCTGGTCCGCGAGGAGCATCCCGCCGAGACCACCGGCGCCGGCCGGCCGTCGCTGCTGGTCCGGCCGGAGTCCGAGCGGGTCTGCGTGCTCGCCTTCGACGTCGCGGTGGACCGTCTCGTCGCCGCCCGGGTGGGCCTCGGCGGGCCGATCCTGGACCGGCGCGAGACGGTACGCCCACGAGCCGGCGTCGACCTGGACACCGTGGTCGGCAACCTCGCCGCCCTCGGCCGCGAGCTGATCGACGCGATGCCGCCCGGCACGGTCTGTGTCGGGGTGGGCGCCTCCTACTGCGGCATGGTCCGGCCGGGTGACGGCATGGTCCGGTACGGGCCCGAGCTGGGCTGGGTCGACCAGGCGTTCGGGGCCGAGCTGGGACACGCGCTCGGCCTCGGCCTGCGGGTCGCGGTGGGCAACGAGGCCCATCTCGGGGCCCGGGCGGAGTACGAGCGAGGCGCCGGCATCGGCTCCCCGGACCTGATCTACCTGCACGGCGACGTCGGGGTGGGCGGCGGCATCCTGGTCGGCGGCCAGCCACTCGGCGGCGAGGGCGGTTACGCCGCCGAGGTCGGCCACATGCTGGTCAACCCGCATGACGGCCGCCCCTGCCTGTGCGGTTCGGCCGGCTGCCTGGAGGCCGAGACCGGCGAGTACGCGCTGCTCGCCGCCGCCGGGCGCACCGGCGGAGCGATCGGGCGGGACGCCGTACGCGCGGTGGTTCAAGACGCTGCGGCCGGTGACCCCGCTGCGGCCGCGGCCGTCGCCGAGATCGGGGATTGGCTCGGCATCGGCGTCGCCAACCTGATCAACCTGTTCAACCCCGGCGTGGTCATCTTCGGCGGCATGCTGCGCGACGTGTACTCCGGCGCCGCCCCACAGGTCGCGGCCCGGATCGCCCAGCATGCGATGCCGGTCTCCCGGGAGCGGGCCAAGCTGCGGCTGTCCGGCCTGGCCGACGACGCCACCCTGATCGGCGCCGCCGACCTGGGGTTCGCCGCGCTGCTCACCGACCCGGTCCCGGCCGGACAGCCGGGCTGA
- a CDS encoding helix-turn-helix transcriptional regulator translates to MDRRQFAEFLRDRRSRVQPGDVGLAAGTRRRTPGLRREEVAGLAGISVDYYARMEQARGPQPSRQVLAALARALRLFDDERAHLYRLAGEQPVAPDGPSADVPAGVLHLLDRLDDTPAYVIDVKYEILAWNRMAAALLGDPSSWPAGRRNIIWNLFRDGPPVDEAFAEECVADLRAAAAQFPQDPGIHRLIARLRASSPDFVRRWEKLQVCVRRGTTVKHLHHPVVGELALECEVLDIAGHGQRLIIYSARPGSPTAEALQLLSVVGTQWSETRTAR, encoded by the coding sequence ATGGATCGCCGCCAGTTCGCCGAGTTTCTCCGTGACCGCCGATCCCGGGTGCAGCCGGGTGATGTGGGGCTGGCTGCGGGGACCCGGCGCCGCACCCCCGGTCTGCGGCGTGAGGAGGTGGCCGGGCTGGCCGGGATCTCGGTGGACTACTACGCCCGGATGGAGCAGGCGCGCGGCCCGCAGCCGTCCCGGCAGGTGCTCGCGGCGCTGGCCCGGGCGCTGCGGCTGTTCGACGACGAGCGCGCCCACCTGTACCGCCTGGCCGGTGAACAGCCCGTCGCGCCGGACGGCCCCAGCGCGGACGTGCCGGCCGGTGTCCTGCACCTGCTCGACCGGCTCGACGACACGCCGGCGTACGTCATCGACGTGAAGTACGAGATCCTCGCCTGGAACCGGATGGCCGCAGCGTTGCTCGGCGACCCGTCGTCGTGGCCGGCGGGCCGCCGCAACATCATCTGGAACCTGTTCCGGGACGGGCCGCCGGTGGATGAGGCGTTCGCCGAGGAGTGCGTCGCTGACCTGCGCGCCGCCGCCGCGCAGTTCCCGCAGGATCCGGGCATTCACCGGCTGATCGCCCGGCTGCGCGCGTCCAGCCCGGATTTCGTGCGGCGCTGGGAGAAGCTGCAGGTGTGCGTGCGGCGCGGCACGACCGTCAAGCATCTGCACCACCCGGTGGTCGGCGAGCTCGCCCTCGAGTGCGAGGTGCTGGACATCGCCGGGCACGGCCAGCGGCTGATCATCTACAGCGCGCGCCCGGGCAGCCCGACCGCCGAGGCGCTGCAGCTGCTCAGCGTCGTCGGCACTCAGTGGAGCGAGACCCGGACCGCCCGGTAG
- the pyrH gene encoding UMP kinase, protein MLREAARSNPPPPPTRPRRVVLKVTGEAFSSGDGGIDPDVVQSLARQIATATRRGIQVAVVVGGGNIVRGTDLQRHGMDRARADYMGMLGTVINCLALQDFLEQEGIETRVQSAITMAQVTESYIPLRAIMHLAKGRVVIFGAGAGMPYFSTDAVTAQRALEIHADTVLMSRTGVDGIYTADPGIDPNARRIDTATFAEVLERGSRIVDQAALNLCQENDLPMLVFDGTGDDAVLRAVSGERIGTLITRR, encoded by the coding sequence TTGCTTCGGGAAGCCGCACGTTCGAACCCGCCACCGCCACCGACGCGGCCCAGACGCGTCGTGCTGAAGGTGACCGGCGAGGCGTTCAGCAGCGGCGATGGCGGTATCGATCCGGATGTCGTGCAGTCGTTGGCGCGGCAGATCGCGACTGCGACCCGGCGCGGGATTCAGGTCGCCGTGGTGGTCGGTGGCGGGAACATCGTGCGAGGTACCGATCTGCAGAGGCATGGCATGGACCGCGCCCGGGCCGACTACATGGGCATGCTCGGGACGGTGATTAACTGTCTCGCCCTCCAGGACTTCCTGGAGCAGGAAGGCATCGAGACCCGAGTTCAGAGCGCTATCACGATGGCCCAGGTCACCGAGTCCTACATTCCGCTGCGCGCGATCATGCATCTGGCGAAGGGGCGCGTCGTGATCTTCGGTGCCGGCGCCGGCATGCCGTACTTCTCCACCGATGCGGTGACCGCCCAACGCGCGCTGGAAATCCATGCAGACACTGTGCTGATGAGCAGAACCGGGGTCGACGGCATCTACACCGCCGACCCCGGGATCGATCCGAACGCCCGAAGAATCGACACTGCGACCTTCGCGGAAGTGCTGGAACGAGGATCACGGATCGTTGATCAGGCGGCTTTGAACCTATGCCAGGAGAATGACCTGCCGATGCTCGTGTTTGACGGGACAGGGGACGACGCTGTTCTGCGGGCCGTGTCTGGCGAGCGCATCGGCACGCTGATCACCCGCCGATAG